The Pseudomonas kermanshahensis genome includes a window with the following:
- a CDS encoding pyridoxal-phosphate dependent enzyme, producing the protein MLKVLDSTLEAIGNTPLVRLDRLTKAYGVKGTILAKLDYLNPGFSKKDRAALGVIEEAESRGVLSPGQTVVELTSGNMGTGLAIVCKIKGYPFIAVMSKSNSEERARMMRALGAEVVLVDQLPDSIPGQVSGGDLELVDKVAQEITVVR; encoded by the coding sequence ATGTTGAAAGTATTGGACTCAACTCTCGAAGCTATCGGGAACACCCCTCTGGTGCGGCTGGATAGGCTGACCAAAGCGTACGGGGTTAAAGGGACTATTTTGGCCAAGCTGGACTACCTGAACCCAGGTTTTTCTAAGAAAGACCGCGCGGCGCTTGGGGTGATCGAAGAGGCGGAGAGTCGAGGTGTACTCAGCCCGGGTCAGACCGTTGTTGAACTGACTTCTGGCAACATGGGCACCGGCTTAGCAATTGTCTGCAAAATCAAAGGTTACCCGTTCATTGCTGTGATGTCGAAAAGCAACTCCGAAGAGCGCGCTCGAATGATGCGAGCATTGGGCGCCGAGGTAGTGCTCGTAGATCAGTTGCCTGACTCGATTCCAGGGCAGGTATCTGGCGGCGACCTAGAGCTTGTTGACAAGGTCGCTCAAGAAATCACCGTAGTGAGATGA
- a CDS encoding TauD/TfdA family dioxygenase, translated as MPHLVENALSDLYSNGWASLQLPDDTAAVIQQAALEIAFSIGQPRTTRRGGPLIDVLIPTDTQSANLRSLSARYGLRPFPWHTDGAHWATPPRYLVMGCLEAAPDAAQTLFSEGSAFKPLNAGAARSSTFRVTNGGNSFYTTARGSSDRYYRYDPGCMTPMDAGAHEILRAIDLFEPAEEHAITWQAGMLLLLDNWRFLHRRGAAQGSTERKLLRVTVMERSNHG; from the coding sequence ATGCCCCATCTGGTCGAGAATGCGCTATCAGATTTGTATTCAAATGGCTGGGCAAGCCTTCAGTTGCCGGACGATACCGCCGCGGTGATTCAGCAAGCGGCGCTCGAAATAGCTTTTTCCATTGGGCAGCCCAGGACAACACGCCGTGGAGGGCCTTTGATTGACGTGCTGATTCCGACTGACACGCAATCTGCGAATCTCCGCTCTCTCAGCGCCCGTTATGGTCTGAGACCATTTCCATGGCACACCGACGGGGCTCACTGGGCTACACCGCCCCGCTATCTCGTTATGGGTTGCTTAGAGGCCGCCCCCGACGCTGCTCAAACTCTCTTCTCTGAAGGAAGCGCATTCAAGCCTTTGAACGCGGGGGCCGCTCGCTCGTCGACCTTCAGGGTTACCAATGGCGGCAACAGTTTTTACACCACGGCTCGAGGCAGTTCCGATCGTTACTACAGGTACGACCCTGGCTGCATGACGCCAATGGACGCCGGCGCTCACGAAATCTTGCGCGCGATCGATCTCTTTGAGCCCGCAGAAGAACATGCAATCACCTGGCAGGCCGGGATGTTGCTACTGCTTGATAACTGGCGATTTTTACATCGGCGTGGAGCAGCACAGGGTAGCACTGAGCGGAAGCTCCTGAGGGTCACCGTAATGGAGAGAAGCAACCATGGCTAA